GACTCAGGAACACACCTACGCCTCTGTCGCTCGTATTATCGGAGTTGCACCTGAGATCGTGGAAGGAGTTCGACGACTTCAAGTGCCTATCGTCGACAACGGAGGTATCACGGCCGAACTCCTCCTCCATGGTAAACCTGTCTTAATCCAGGATGTTGGTAGCACCACCCATCGGTTTTACCCCCCACTATTGGAATTGGTGCGCCGATCCGGAATCCAGTCATTCGTCGGCGTCCCGCTCCAGAGCCACGGAAAGATTCTTGGATATCTGGCGGGCGATCGTGGAACACGTCGCTGTACGGATGAAGATTTGCACATACTTGGAACGATCGCCGGCCATGTCGCAGCGGCTATAGACAATGCCACGGCATACGCTGACCTCGCCGAGCTGACGCAGCATCTGGAAGAGCGCATTGAACAGCGTACTGATGAACTGTCTCGTGCCAATATCCAACTCCAAGAACATGACCGGCGTCGTTCGAAATTTCTTTCCGTCGTCTCCCACGAACTACGGACGCCCATGACCGCCATTCGGAGCTTTGCAGAAAATATGCTGGATGGGGTCACAGGCCCCTTGACCAACCTGCAACGAACCTACCTCACCCGTGTGCAACACAATGTCGCACGACTCAGCCGAATCATCGCTCAGTTGCTGGACTGGTCGCGGCTGGACACCAAACCGATCGAGCTACGTGTAGAGAACGTCTGTCTCCATCAAATCGCCACGATTGCCGCGGACGGCCTCCAGATGGTGGCATCAGAGAAAAATATCTCACTGGTCGTTGCACCGATCCAAACACTCCCGCCTGTTCAGGGAGATCGCGACAAGCTTGAGCAGATCTTTGTGAATCTGATCGTCAATGCCATCAAGTTCACACCGCCTGGCGGACAGGTATCCGTTGAAGCCTCCGTAGCATCACCAGGCATCGTTCAGATTTGTGTGGCCGATACCGGATGTGGGATCGATGCGACTCACCTCCCGAACATCTTCGAGGAATTCTCGAAGGTGCCTTCGGCCATGCCCGCATCACAAGGAGCTCAACTTGGGCTCTGGATCACCAAAACCTTTGTCACGATGCATCATGGTCGGATCTGGGTCGAGAGCCAACCTGAGGTCGGGTCTCGATTCTATGTGACACTCCCGAGTTGTGAGTCACAGGATCCGCCTACACCGCCCCCTCACGAATCCATGTCATCTGATTATTTGCCGAGTACACAGTCCTCTACCTAGAAAGGAGCCCCCATGCGTGCGAAGATCCTCATTGTCGATGACGATCGCGACATTCTCCTCAGCTTGGAAAATCGTGTCACCTGGATGGGGCATGAACCGGTAACGGCCACTAATGGCCAGGAGGCGCTCCGCTTGATTCAAGAGGAACAGCCTGATCTTGTCTTGTTGGATTTGGAGCTTCCACTGCTCTCAGGGCTTGAGGTTCTGAAGCATGTCGGTCAAACGTCCGCACACAGCGACCCGTCGGAACACGAACCCCATCCACCTTCGGGAGCCTATACGACCCCCCTCATTGTGATGCTCACCGCATACGGAACGATTGAGCGCGCGGTGCAGGCCATGCAGCTGGGTGCCTTTGATTTTGTCCCCAAGCCTTTCACCTCGGACCATTTGACCGTCGTCATTAACAAAGCACTCGACACCGTGACACTTCATCGTCATGTCGCTACCCTCCGCAAGGAGGTCGAAAATCAATTCCAGCCGGCAATCACCACCAACAAGCACATGGCTGCACAGCTCGCGGTTGCCAAACAAGCGGCCTCTTCGGCCATCACAGTCCTCCTGCAGGGTGAAACGGGGACAGGGAAAGAGGTCGTCGCACGGGCGATCCATCGATGGAGCCCGCGAGCCAACCGACCTTTTGTTCCGGTGAATTGCGCAGCCTTCCCGGAGAACCTGTTGGAAAATGAGCTCTTTGGTCATGAAAAGGGCGCCTTTACCGGAGCCCTCAAACGAGAACCAGGAAAAATTGAAATCGCCGAGGGCGGCACCGTGTTTCTGGACGAAATCGGCGACATGCCGCTCACCATGCAGAGCCATCTCTTGCGAGTGCTGAACGACCGAACATTCTACCGAGTCGGCGGCACTCAGGAAGTGCGGGCTGACGTGAGGTTCATCGCAGCGACCAACAAGAATCTCCAGCAGGCGATTCGCCAAGGCACCTTTCGTGAAGATCTGTACTTCCGCCTGGCAGTGATTACCGTCAACTTGCCCCCTCTACGTGATCGACTGGATGATCTACCTGCGCTGGTCAGCCATTTTCTTACTCAACCAGGAAAACTTGGCCTCAACCGGCGTGGAACGCTCAGCGATGCAGCATTGCAAATGCTGCACACGTACTCCTGGCCGGGAAATGTACGTGAACTAGAGAACGTCCTCACCCGGGCCCTCGTCCTTTGTCCTGGTGACACGATCGGCCCGGAACACCTGTCATTAATGACCGGCCCTCTTTCGACGGATACATCTGCCTCCAGCAATCAGGAACCATCCTCTGACATCCTGTTTTTCTCTTACCACGAGAGTATGGACGCCTATAGTCAGAAACTCATTGAAAGTGCTCTGCGGAGGAACGGATGGAACCAAACCAAAGCAGCAACAGAGTTGGGGCTCCAACGAACCTACTTGACCAAACTCCTCCGGCAAAAACAGATCCCCGCAAAACCACCCTCCTTTTCTTCTGAAGACTAACGGGTGGTCGACAACGGCCACCGGTGGCATTTCGCTGTTTCTCAGCGGCTCAACGTACGGACCAGAGGATGATTCGCCACTTCACTCGCCGTGCCCCACCGGACGGCCAGCACCATACGCGCCATATCATTCTTGGGAGCCGCAGGGTTTGTCGCTATAGTATTAAGATGCAGTACGAATACTATTTCGGTGAGACACAGACACGCAACATCGGACAGGCTTGTTTTCGATCACCGGAATCTCACCGATACTTCGAATGGTCGTCCAGCATCGCGACACGCTCAGACCTCGTTGTCCGATCCCGCAAACGAACGACGCTCCACCGTTCGACATACTCGTGGCCCTGAGTCCACGCGAAGTGGCAAGACACGCTTTCGGCAACTGAATACACACAAGTCCCACGATGGGAAGCTTTTCCAATACCTTGGTCGACAACATCTACGCCACGAGATGAAGGCACCACCTCTCACCACCGCCGACGGCTGATCGAATTCAACCGGCGTGTCTCTCACGTGCGGCAAACAATACTCTTCCACTCCTCTTTGTTCTCACTCACGTCTGTATCGTTTCAGATCCATAGCAGAATCATTTCTGATCCATTGCCTCATAACTCAACAACCTCCCTTCTCCTCCAACTTATTACAACCACGAGATTTATCCACTTGGCACAAGTCATGCTCTCGCAACCTCCTAAAGACACCGTACTGTTCCCAACAGAGAACAGACCTAAGTGAGAGAGCTTTTCATCTGCTTCACAGATGCAGCTTCCTCCCACAAAAGGAAAACGGAAGATCAGACACTATAATGAAATCTCTCGATCAGAAAGGCGGTAAACACATGAGGAGTGAGCTCACCATCTTGGCGCTGTGGGCTACCATTTATCTCACAGGTCTGATCCTGACAATGTTTCTAATTGCTGTGGCACTGCACATCCTTCAATAAGAATGACGGGTTTCCGCCATGAACCGTTGGACAAGACCTTGCCCGGGAACAGAAATCCTCGCCACATTGCTCCTGGCGATTCGTCACCCATCGACGGGCCTGCGTTGAGCGTGCCGAAGCACTCCATCTCCCACGCACAATTGAAGGACAAACCGCTACACGGAGCGTTTCGACAGGCTCACCGTCCTGAACAGAGTCAACAGACAGATACGCGAAGCCCTGGGGGCCAACGAATACTTGAAACAGCATAGAGGTTCGAGCCGCTTGCCTCCAGCAGCGACTCAATACCCCAATCACATACACAAGTGGCCGATCACCTGCTACCGCTCTAGCCCTCAATTGTCAAAGGAGAGGGAACGATACCAGATGGTGGCTGCATGAGGATGAGGGGGATCTGACAGGACACCACAGAAACGCCGATTCACACGAGAGCGGCTGGTTGGTCGGGGCGAGAGGATTTGAACCTCCGACATCCTGCTCCCAAAGCAGGCGCGCTACCGGGCTGCGCTACGCCCCGACGGATTGGTTTTGCCTAGAACCCAATTCACTCCCACTTACCTTAGCTGCATCAGCACCGTCACCCTTCCTCGGTGCAATCGGCGCTTCATGGCTGCTGCTCCAACCAGGCCCGTACCCGGGCAAATGCTTTCGCTCGATGACTAATACAATTCTTCTCGTCAATCGTCAACTGGGCAAGCGTTTTCCCAAATTCCGGGACCAGAAACACTGGGTCATATCCAAACCCTCGATCTCCTATGGGGTGATCTGTGATAGCACCTTCCAGATTCCCCTGAGTGACATGGATAGCGCCGCTCGGAAAGGCAATCGCGGCAACCGTCAGAAATCGTGCATGCCGTGCCCCCTTCGGCACGCCCTCAAGCTCGGACAACAGTTTACGACAGTTGTCCTCGTAAGTAGCATGTTCTCCCGCATATCGAGCGGCAAACACTCCGGGTCGACCTCCGAGTGCATCAACCTCTAGCCCTGTGTCATCGGCCACGGATGGAAGACCGGTTGACTTGGCCACCTCCCTGGCTTTCTTGATGGCGTTGGCTTCGCAGGTCGTACCATCTTCTTCCACTTCCGGTACAGTAGGAAACTCTGCTAGCGTACGGATGTGGATTCCCAGTCCGCCAAGCAACGCCCCAAGCTCTCGTCCTTTGTCAGGGTTCCTGGTTGCGAGAACAAGCTCTTTGATCGATTCCTTAGTCAAGGGCACCAATCAACTCTTGCTGAATGGTCGTGAGCCGCTGAATGGCTTGCCAGCTCAGCGTCAAGAATTCATCCATATCCTGTTTCGCAAACGGTGTCCGCTCGGCCGTGCCCTGCACTTCGACATACCGCCCACGGCCCGTCATGACCACGTTCATGTCCACTTCCGCCATGGAATCCTCGGTGTAGGCAAGATCTACCATCACTTCTCCACCGACCTTCCCAACACTAATAGCGGCCAAGTAATCCGTCAACGGCAACTTCTTGATGAGTTCTCTCTTCTTCAATACCGCGCAGGCATCGGCCAGCGCAAGAAACGCTCCAGTAATCGATGCGGTCCTCGTACCCCCATCGGCTTGAATCACATCACAATCGATCCAGATGGACCGTTCACCCAGTTGTGACATATCGGTAACGGACCGCAGGGCGCGTCCAACTAAACGCTGAATTTCAAGCGTTCTGCCGCCTTGTTTCCCCTTCACCGCTTCTCGAGGAGAGCGCTCATGCGTCGCTCGTGGCAGCATCGCATATTCTGCGGTCACCCAGCCAGTGCCTTTTCCTTTGAGAAACGGTGGAACTTTCTCTTCCACTGAGGCAGTACAGATGACCTTCGTATCCCCCATTTCGATCAAAACCGATCCTTCCGCATGCTTCGTAAAGTTCCGCGTCACTTTGACGGGTCGGATCTGGTCTCGCCGACGCCCATCAAAACGCCCCACCCCTGAAATTCCACTCATGCCCTGTCCCTTCTTCAAGAATAAGGACCGGATTATAGTGAAGCCCCTGCGAAAGCGCAAACCATCTTGAGGCGTCTATCGACGCATCGACGGTTATCCGACTGTCACATTTCATTCCCGTGTACAAAACTATCCGATAAAATTGGCGAATTCTGTACAATCTCTTGACGTAGAAGCAGAAGCACTTTAGAGACAGAGACAATGCTGGAGCACATATCGATCCAAACTTCAATCCGGATGCGTGGGTTCTTCTATTGCACGATCATCAGAAAACAGAATCAATGGAATAATGTGCGTCGCAGGAAGTCTCAACCTTGCGGCATAAAACATGCACAATCTTCCTGAACCCTCGCTAATGATTCAAGTTGGCAGCAAATACACCGATAGGGAATTAACACAGCGCTCCTCAACCCACATGAACCCGATAAGACTCGATCCATGACTGTCCTCTTGGACCAGACAACACACCACGCACTCCTCGACAATCGTCTCATTCTCGTGGTCGACGACGAGGAACCGATCCGTCGCCTCTTGGCGTATCTGCTGCAATCCCATGGCTATACAGTGGAAGGTGCGGCTGATGCGCGAGAAGCTCGACAGAAGCTTGCCGCCCAGCCCTATGCCTTGATGTTGTGCGATGTCAACATGCCTGGTGAATCCGGCATGGACCTCGTGCGACATACGCTCACGACACATCCACATACCGCAGCCATCATGGTGACAGGCCTCGATAGCTCCGTTCTGGCCAACGCGGCTCTCGACGTGGGCGCCTTTGGTTATATCATCAAGCCGTTTGAGTCCAACGAAGTCTTGATCGACGTGGCCAACGCGCTGCGACGACGACGGCTTGAGTTGGAAAACCACCATCATCGGGAAAACCTCGAAGACATCGTCAGAACCAGAACACTCGCACTCCAGCAGGCCTTGGAGTGGCTCGAGCGAACAGAAAAAGAGCTGCGCTTGTCGCGTGAGGAAACGATACAGCGGCTGGCCATTGCCGCCGAGTTCCGTGACAATGCAACAGCCCAACATGTGCAACGCATGAGCCACTATTGCGAACTGCTCGCCCGCAAAGCCGGGTTATCGCCGGAACGTTGTGATTTGATCCGGACAGCCAGCCCAATGCATGACATCGGCAAAATCGGCACGCCGGATCATGTACTGTTAAAACCCGGTAAGTTCACCGAGGAAGAATTCGGGGTCATCGCCCAACATGCAGAGATCGGGTATCGAATCCTGAGCGGGTCGGATGCGGAGCTGCTCAAAGTCGCGGCCGTCATTGCCTACACCCACCATGAGCGTTTCGACGGAACCGGGTATCCTCGTGGTTTGAAGGGCGAGACGATTCCTATC
The sequence above is a segment of the Nitrospira sp. genome. Coding sequences within it:
- a CDS encoding sigma-54-dependent Fis family transcriptional regulator codes for the protein MRAKILIVDDDRDILLSLENRVTWMGHEPVTATNGQEALRLIQEEQPDLVLLDLELPLLSGLEVLKHVGQTSAHSDPSEHEPHPPSGAYTTPLIVMLTAYGTIERAVQAMQLGAFDFVPKPFTSDHLTVVINKALDTVTLHRHVATLRKEVENQFQPAITTNKHMAAQLAVAKQAASSAITVLLQGETGTGKEVVARAIHRWSPRANRPFVPVNCAAFPENLLENELFGHEKGAFTGALKREPGKIEIAEGGTVFLDEIGDMPLTMQSHLLRVLNDRTFYRVGGTQEVRADVRFIAATNKNLQQAIRQGTFREDLYFRLAVITVNLPPLRDRLDDLPALVSHFLTQPGKLGLNRRGTLSDAALQMLHTYSWPGNVRELENVLTRALVLCPGDTIGPEHLSLMTGPLSTDTSASSNQEPSSDILFFSYHESMDAYSQKLIESALRRNGWNQTKAATELGLQRTYLTKLLRQKQIPAKPPSFSSED
- a CDS encoding GAF domain-containing protein, with amino-acid sequence MANDVHTSHEAPSGPPTRIFGLRLKFVLLFGLILIVTCSTLSWYFVETRRQAMTTSLEELGTILLTNTVHNEHFRIAGVVLEDHITLGQFMSSLMTIDHVVYVVITGSDGHILDRQSKRVRTPSSHAVLASPPAIYPDDHLSESLLRTPLTTPVISRLVLSPDQRLISQDETSDWLPSFFLRRETLFDFAMPVLREVSTPRSQSQRAVELEETAGLRLATNTGSVVGIVRIGITDAQANQALLIIVRNVLFLTIMIIAAGILGAHILTSRITIPLRSLASATRQLAEGTETTQFHSPSSNDEVGQLTHAFNVMAQSLRDRNQAITRNLDTIRQQVKQLTTIHQASTTIANTTLFDRTQLLDTALHLIVDNLGFSRMMVVLQTQEHTYASVARIIGVAPEIVEGVRRLQVPIVDNGGITAELLLHGKPVLIQDVGSTTHRFYPPLLELVRRSGIQSFVGVPLQSHGKILGYLAGDRGTRRCTDEDLHILGTIAGHVAAAIDNATAYADLAELTQHLEERIEQRTDELSRANIQLQEHDRRRSKFLSVVSHELRTPMTAIRSFAENMLDGVTGPLTNLQRTYLTRVQHNVARLSRIIAQLLDWSRLDTKPIELRVENVCLHQIATIAADGLQMVASEKNISLVVAPIQTLPPVQGDRDKLEQIFVNLIVNAIKFTPPGGQVSVEASVASPGIVQICVADTGCGIDATHLPNIFEEFSKVPSAMPASQGAQLGLWITKTFVTMHHGRIWVESQPEVGSRFYVTLPSCESQDPPTPPPHESMSSDYLPSTQSST
- a CDS encoding XTP/dITP diphosphatase, with the translated sequence MKELVLATRNPDKGRELGALLGGLGIHIRTLAEFPTVPEVEEDGTTCEANAIKKAREVAKSTGLPSVADDTGLEVDALGGRPGVFAARYAGEHATYEDNCRKLLSELEGVPKGARHARFLTVAAIAFPSGAIHVTQGNLEGAITDHPIGDRGFGYDPVFLVPEFGKTLAQLTIDEKNCISHRAKAFARVRAWLEQQP
- the rph gene encoding ribonuclease PH, yielding MSGISGVGRFDGRRRDQIRPVKVTRNFTKHAEGSVLIEMGDTKVICTASVEEKVPPFLKGKGTGWVTAEYAMLPRATHERSPREAVKGKQGGRTLEIQRLVGRALRSVTDMSQLGERSIWIDCDVIQADGGTRTASITGAFLALADACAVLKKRELIKKLPLTDYLAAISVGKVGGEVMVDLAYTEDSMAEVDMNVVMTGRGRYVEVQGTAERTPFAKQDMDEFLTLSWQAIQRLTTIQQELIGALD
- a CDS encoding response regulator, giving the protein MTVLLDQTTHHALLDNRLILVVDDEEPIRRLLAYLLQSHGYTVEGAADAREARQKLAAQPYALMLCDVNMPGESGMDLVRHTLTTHPHTAAIMVTGLDSSVLANAALDVGAFGYIIKPFESNEVLIDVANALRRRRLELENHHHRENLEDIVRTRTLALQQALEWLERTEKELRLSREETIQRLAIAAEFRDNATAQHVQRMSHYCELLARKAGLSPERCDLIRTASPMHDIGKIGTPDHVLLKPGKFTEEEFGVIAQHAEIGYRILSGSDAELLKVAAVIAYTHHERFDGTGYPRGLKGETIPIEGRIAAIADAFDALTTQRVYKPAFELSHAIDLMRKHRSAHFDPDLLDTFIASTDELTRIHDQYADRADPTSRSDT